In Antechinus flavipes isolate AdamAnt ecotype Samford, QLD, Australia chromosome 3, AdamAnt_v2, whole genome shotgun sequence, a genomic segment contains:
- the DPF1 gene encoding zinc finger protein neuro-d4 isoform X2: MATVNPSPVRCLGEDFYREAIEHCRSYNARLCAERSMRLPFLDSQTGVAQNNCYIWMEKTHRGPGLAPGQIYTYPARCWRKKRRLNILEDPRLRPCEYKIGPWGAPSPAPAPSVSVAQHCETPLKKEGGLPEGPVLEALLCAETGEKKIELKEEETIMDCQKQQMLEFPHELEVEDLEDDIPRRKNKAKGKAYGIGGLRKRQDTTSLEDRDKPYVCDICGKRYKNRPGLSYHYTHTHLAEEEGEENAERHALPFHRKNNHKQFYKELAWIPEAQRKHTAKKAPDGTVIPNGYCDFCLGGSKKTGCPEDLISCADCGRSGHPSCLQFTVNMTAAVRTYRWQCIECKSCSLCGTSENDDQLLFCDDCDRGYHMYCLSPPMAEPPEGSWSCHLCLRHLKEKASAYITLT, encoded by the exons ATGGCCACGGTCAACCCCAGCCCAGTCCGGTG CCTGGGCGAGGATTTCTACCGCGAGGCCATCGAGCACTGCCGCAGCTACAACGCGCGCCTGTGCGCCGAGCGGAGCATGCGTCTGCCCTTCCTCGACTCGCAGACCGGGGTGGCCCAGAACAACTGCTACATCTGGATGGAGAAGACTCACCGCGGGCCGG GTCTGGCCCCTGGACAGATCTACACTTACCCGGCCCGTTGCTGGAGGAAGAAACGGAGACTCAATATCCTGGAGGACCCCAGGCTGCGGCCCTGCGAGTACAAGATCGGTCCGTGGGGGGCCCCCAGCCCAGCCCCTGCCCCCAGTGTGAGCGTGGCCCAGC ACTGTGAAACACCTCTGAAGAAGGAGGGGGGTCTCCCTGAAGGGCCAGTCCTGGAGGCCCTACTGTGTGCAGagacaggagaaaagaaaatagaactgaAGGAAGAAGAAACCATCATGGACTGTCAG AAGCAGCAGATGTTAGAATTTCCCCACGAGCTTGAGGTGGAAGATCTGGAAGATGACATTCCTCGCCGCAAGAACAAAGCCAAGGGGAAG GCCTACGGCATTGGGGGGCTTCGGAAACGCCAAGACACGACCTCCCTGGAGGACAGGGACAAGCCGTATGTCTGCGATA TCTGCGGGAAACGTTATAAGAACCGCCCGGgtctgagctaccactacaccCACACCCACCTGGCAGAAGAGGAGGGCGAGGAGAACGCGGAACGGCACGCCCTGCCCTTCCACCGGAAAAACAACCACAAGC AGTTCTACAAAGAACTGGCTTGGATTCCTGAAGCCCAAAGAAAGCACACAG CTAAGAAGGCTCCAGACGGCACAGTGATCCCCAATGGCTACTGTGACTTCTGTCTGGGCGGTTCCAAAAAGACGGGGTGTCCTGAGGACCTCATTTCCTGTGCTGACTGTGGCCGATCGG GTCACCCCTCCTGTTTACAGTTCACGGTGAACATGACGGCAGCTGTGAGGACGTACCGCTGGCAGTGCATCGAGTGCAAGTCCTGCAGCTTGTGCGGCACTTCGGAGAATGAT GACCAGCTGCTATTCTGTGACGACTGTGACCGTGGCTACCACATGTACTGCCTGAGCCCCCCCATGGCGGAGCCCCCGGAAG GAAGCTGGAGCTGTCACCTGTGTCTCCGGCACCTGAAGGAAAAGGCATCGGCCTACATCACCCTCACCTAG
- the DPF1 gene encoding zinc finger protein neuro-d4 isoform X5, whose amino-acid sequence MRLPFLDSQTGVAQNNCYIWMEKTHRGPGLAPGQIYTYPARCWRKKRRLNILEDPRLRPCEYKIGPWGAPSPAPAPSVSVAQHCETPLKKEGGLPEGPVLEALLCAETGEKKIELKEEETIMDCQKQQMLEFPHELEVEDLEDDIPRRKNKAKGKAYGIGGLRKRQDTTSLEDRDKPYVCDICGKRYKNRPGLSYHYTHTHLAEEEGEENAERHALPFHRKNNHKQFYKELAWIPEAQRKHTAKKAPDGTVIPNGYCDFCLGGSKKTGCPEDLISCADCGRSGHPSCLQFTVNMTAAVRTYRWQCIECKSCSLCGTSENDDQLLFCDDCDRGYHMYCLSPPMAEPPEGSWSCHLCLRHLKEKASAYITLT is encoded by the exons ATGCGTCTGCCCTTCCTCGACTCGCAGACCGGGGTGGCCCAGAACAACTGCTACATCTGGATGGAGAAGACTCACCGCGGGCCGG GTCTGGCCCCTGGACAGATCTACACTTACCCGGCCCGTTGCTGGAGGAAGAAACGGAGACTCAATATCCTGGAGGACCCCAGGCTGCGGCCCTGCGAGTACAAGATCGGTCCGTGGGGGGCCCCCAGCCCAGCCCCTGCCCCCAGTGTGAGCGTGGCCCAGC ACTGTGAAACACCTCTGAAGAAGGAGGGGGGTCTCCCTGAAGGGCCAGTCCTGGAGGCCCTACTGTGTGCAGagacaggagaaaagaaaatagaactgaAGGAAGAAGAAACCATCATGGACTGTCAG AAGCAGCAGATGTTAGAATTTCCCCACGAGCTTGAGGTGGAAGATCTGGAAGATGACATTCCTCGCCGCAAGAACAAAGCCAAGGGGAAG GCCTACGGCATTGGGGGGCTTCGGAAACGCCAAGACACGACCTCCCTGGAGGACAGGGACAAGCCGTATGTCTGCGATA TCTGCGGGAAACGTTATAAGAACCGCCCGGgtctgagctaccactacaccCACACCCACCTGGCAGAAGAGGAGGGCGAGGAGAACGCGGAACGGCACGCCCTGCCCTTCCACCGGAAAAACAACCACAAGC AGTTCTACAAAGAACTGGCTTGGATTCCTGAAGCCCAAAGAAAGCACACAG CTAAGAAGGCTCCAGACGGCACAGTGATCCCCAATGGCTACTGTGACTTCTGTCTGGGCGGTTCCAAAAAGACGGGGTGTCCTGAGGACCTCATTTCCTGTGCTGACTGTGGCCGATCGG GTCACCCCTCCTGTTTACAGTTCACGGTGAACATGACGGCAGCTGTGAGGACGTACCGCTGGCAGTGCATCGAGTGCAAGTCCTGCAGCTTGTGCGGCACTTCGGAGAATGAT GACCAGCTGCTATTCTGTGACGACTGTGACCGTGGCTACCACATGTACTGCCTGAGCCCCCCCATGGCGGAGCCCCCGGAAG GAAGCTGGAGCTGTCACCTGTGTCTCCGGCACCTGAAGGAAAAGGCATCGGCCTACATCACCCTCACCTAG
- the DPF1 gene encoding zinc finger protein neuro-d4 isoform X4, with protein MATAIQNPLKSLGEDFYREAIEHCRSYNARLCAERSMRLPFLDSQTGVAQNNCYIWMEKTHRGPGLAPGQIYTYPARCWRKKRRLNILEDPRLRPCEYKIDCETPLKKEGGLPEGPVLEALLCAETGEKKIELKEEETIMDCQKQQMLEFPHELEVEDLEDDIPRRKNKAKGKAYGIGGLRKRQDTTSLEDRDKPYVCDICGKRYKNRPGLSYHYTHTHLAEEEGEENAERHALPFHRKNNHKQFYKELAWIPEAQRKHTAKKAPDGTVIPNGYCDFCLGGSKKTGCPEDLISCADCGRSGHPSCLQFTVNMTAAVRTYRWQCIECKSCSLCGTSENDDQLLFCDDCDRGYHMYCLSPPMAEPPEGSWSCHLCLRHLKEKASAYITLT; from the exons ATGGCCACCGCCATCCAGAACCCCCTCAAGTC CCTGGGCGAGGATTTCTACCGCGAGGCCATCGAGCACTGCCGCAGCTACAACGCGCGCCTGTGCGCCGAGCGGAGCATGCGTCTGCCCTTCCTCGACTCGCAGACCGGGGTGGCCCAGAACAACTGCTACATCTGGATGGAGAAGACTCACCGCGGGCCGG GTCTGGCCCCTGGACAGATCTACACTTACCCGGCCCGTTGCTGGAGGAAGAAACGGAGACTCAATATCCTGGAGGACCCCAGGCTGCGGCCCTGCGAGTACAAGATCG ACTGTGAAACACCTCTGAAGAAGGAGGGGGGTCTCCCTGAAGGGCCAGTCCTGGAGGCCCTACTGTGTGCAGagacaggagaaaagaaaatagaactgaAGGAAGAAGAAACCATCATGGACTGTCAG AAGCAGCAGATGTTAGAATTTCCCCACGAGCTTGAGGTGGAAGATCTGGAAGATGACATTCCTCGCCGCAAGAACAAAGCCAAGGGGAAG GCCTACGGCATTGGGGGGCTTCGGAAACGCCAAGACACGACCTCCCTGGAGGACAGGGACAAGCCGTATGTCTGCGATA TCTGCGGGAAACGTTATAAGAACCGCCCGGgtctgagctaccactacaccCACACCCACCTGGCAGAAGAGGAGGGCGAGGAGAACGCGGAACGGCACGCCCTGCCCTTCCACCGGAAAAACAACCACAAGC AGTTCTACAAAGAACTGGCTTGGATTCCTGAAGCCCAAAGAAAGCACACAG CTAAGAAGGCTCCAGACGGCACAGTGATCCCCAATGGCTACTGTGACTTCTGTCTGGGCGGTTCCAAAAAGACGGGGTGTCCTGAGGACCTCATTTCCTGTGCTGACTGTGGCCGATCGG GTCACCCCTCCTGTTTACAGTTCACGGTGAACATGACGGCAGCTGTGAGGACGTACCGCTGGCAGTGCATCGAGTGCAAGTCCTGCAGCTTGTGCGGCACTTCGGAGAATGAT GACCAGCTGCTATTCTGTGACGACTGTGACCGTGGCTACCACATGTACTGCCTGAGCCCCCCCATGGCGGAGCCCCCGGAAG GAAGCTGGAGCTGTCACCTGTGTCTCCGGCACCTGAAGGAAAAGGCATCGGCCTACATCACCCTCACCTAG
- the DPF1 gene encoding zinc finger protein neuro-d4 isoform X3 — MATAIQNPLKSLGEDFYREAIEHCRSYNARLCAERSMRLPFLDSQTGVAQNNCYIWMEKTHRGPGLAPGQIYTYPARCWRKKRRLNILEDPRLRPCEYKIGPWGAPSPAPAPSVSVAQHCETPLKKEGGLPEGPVLEALLCAETGEKKIELKEEETIMDCQQQMLEFPHELEVEDLEDDIPRRKNKAKGKAYGIGGLRKRQDTTSLEDRDKPYVCDICGKRYKNRPGLSYHYTHTHLAEEEGEENAERHALPFHRKNNHKQFYKELAWIPEAQRKHTAKKAPDGTVIPNGYCDFCLGGSKKTGCPEDLISCADCGRSGHPSCLQFTVNMTAAVRTYRWQCIECKSCSLCGTSENDDQLLFCDDCDRGYHMYCLSPPMAEPPEGSWSCHLCLRHLKEKASAYITLT; from the exons ATGGCCACCGCCATCCAGAACCCCCTCAAGTC CCTGGGCGAGGATTTCTACCGCGAGGCCATCGAGCACTGCCGCAGCTACAACGCGCGCCTGTGCGCCGAGCGGAGCATGCGTCTGCCCTTCCTCGACTCGCAGACCGGGGTGGCCCAGAACAACTGCTACATCTGGATGGAGAAGACTCACCGCGGGCCGG GTCTGGCCCCTGGACAGATCTACACTTACCCGGCCCGTTGCTGGAGGAAGAAACGGAGACTCAATATCCTGGAGGACCCCAGGCTGCGGCCCTGCGAGTACAAGATCGGTCCGTGGGGGGCCCCCAGCCCAGCCCCTGCCCCCAGTGTGAGCGTGGCCCAGC ACTGTGAAACACCTCTGAAGAAGGAGGGGGGTCTCCCTGAAGGGCCAGTCCTGGAGGCCCTACTGTGTGCAGagacaggagaaaagaaaatagaactgaAGGAAGAAGAAACCATCATGGACTGTCAG CAGCAGATGTTAGAATTTCCCCACGAGCTTGAGGTGGAAGATCTGGAAGATGACATTCCTCGCCGCAAGAACAAAGCCAAGGGGAAG GCCTACGGCATTGGGGGGCTTCGGAAACGCCAAGACACGACCTCCCTGGAGGACAGGGACAAGCCGTATGTCTGCGATA TCTGCGGGAAACGTTATAAGAACCGCCCGGgtctgagctaccactacaccCACACCCACCTGGCAGAAGAGGAGGGCGAGGAGAACGCGGAACGGCACGCCCTGCCCTTCCACCGGAAAAACAACCACAAGC AGTTCTACAAAGAACTGGCTTGGATTCCTGAAGCCCAAAGAAAGCACACAG CTAAGAAGGCTCCAGACGGCACAGTGATCCCCAATGGCTACTGTGACTTCTGTCTGGGCGGTTCCAAAAAGACGGGGTGTCCTGAGGACCTCATTTCCTGTGCTGACTGTGGCCGATCGG GTCACCCCTCCTGTTTACAGTTCACGGTGAACATGACGGCAGCTGTGAGGACGTACCGCTGGCAGTGCATCGAGTGCAAGTCCTGCAGCTTGTGCGGCACTTCGGAGAATGAT GACCAGCTGCTATTCTGTGACGACTGTGACCGTGGCTACCACATGTACTGCCTGAGCCCCCCCATGGCGGAGCCCCCGGAAG GAAGCTGGAGCTGTCACCTGTGTCTCCGGCACCTGAAGGAAAAGGCATCGGCCTACATCACCCTCACCTAG
- the DPF1 gene encoding zinc finger protein neuro-d4 isoform X1, translating to MATAIQNPLKSLGEDFYREAIEHCRSYNARLCAERSMRLPFLDSQTGVAQNNCYIWMEKTHRGPGLAPGQIYTYPARCWRKKRRLNILEDPRLRPCEYKIGPWGAPSPAPAPSVSVAQHCETPLKKEGGLPEGPVLEALLCAETGEKKIELKEEETIMDCQKQQMLEFPHELEVEDLEDDIPRRKNKAKGKAYGIGGLRKRQDTTSLEDRDKPYVCDICGKRYKNRPGLSYHYTHTHLAEEEGEENAERHALPFHRKNNHKQFYKELAWIPEAQRKHTAKKAPDGTVIPNGYCDFCLGGSKKTGCPEDLISCADCGRSGHPSCLQFTVNMTAAVRTYRWQCIECKSCSLCGTSENDDQLLFCDDCDRGYHMYCLSPPMAEPPEGSWSCHLCLRHLKEKASAYITLT from the exons ATGGCCACCGCCATCCAGAACCCCCTCAAGTC CCTGGGCGAGGATTTCTACCGCGAGGCCATCGAGCACTGCCGCAGCTACAACGCGCGCCTGTGCGCCGAGCGGAGCATGCGTCTGCCCTTCCTCGACTCGCAGACCGGGGTGGCCCAGAACAACTGCTACATCTGGATGGAGAAGACTCACCGCGGGCCGG GTCTGGCCCCTGGACAGATCTACACTTACCCGGCCCGTTGCTGGAGGAAGAAACGGAGACTCAATATCCTGGAGGACCCCAGGCTGCGGCCCTGCGAGTACAAGATCGGTCCGTGGGGGGCCCCCAGCCCAGCCCCTGCCCCCAGTGTGAGCGTGGCCCAGC ACTGTGAAACACCTCTGAAGAAGGAGGGGGGTCTCCCTGAAGGGCCAGTCCTGGAGGCCCTACTGTGTGCAGagacaggagaaaagaaaatagaactgaAGGAAGAAGAAACCATCATGGACTGTCAG AAGCAGCAGATGTTAGAATTTCCCCACGAGCTTGAGGTGGAAGATCTGGAAGATGACATTCCTCGCCGCAAGAACAAAGCCAAGGGGAAG GCCTACGGCATTGGGGGGCTTCGGAAACGCCAAGACACGACCTCCCTGGAGGACAGGGACAAGCCGTATGTCTGCGATA TCTGCGGGAAACGTTATAAGAACCGCCCGGgtctgagctaccactacaccCACACCCACCTGGCAGAAGAGGAGGGCGAGGAGAACGCGGAACGGCACGCCCTGCCCTTCCACCGGAAAAACAACCACAAGC AGTTCTACAAAGAACTGGCTTGGATTCCTGAAGCCCAAAGAAAGCACACAG CTAAGAAGGCTCCAGACGGCACAGTGATCCCCAATGGCTACTGTGACTTCTGTCTGGGCGGTTCCAAAAAGACGGGGTGTCCTGAGGACCTCATTTCCTGTGCTGACTGTGGCCGATCGG GTCACCCCTCCTGTTTACAGTTCACGGTGAACATGACGGCAGCTGTGAGGACGTACCGCTGGCAGTGCATCGAGTGCAAGTCCTGCAGCTTGTGCGGCACTTCGGAGAATGAT GACCAGCTGCTATTCTGTGACGACTGTGACCGTGGCTACCACATGTACTGCCTGAGCCCCCCCATGGCGGAGCCCCCGGAAG GAAGCTGGAGCTGTCACCTGTGTCTCCGGCACCTGAAGGAAAAGGCATCGGCCTACATCACCCTCACCTAG